Proteins from a genomic interval of Quercus lobata isolate SW786 chromosome 11, ValleyOak3.0 Primary Assembly, whole genome shotgun sequence:
- the LOC115967648 gene encoding abscisic acid 8'-hydroxylase 4, translating to METISIVIYICILLSTLFSYPLIKKQKKKHERLVKLPPGSMGWPLIGETLQLYSQDPEVFFTAKQKRYGEIFKSHILGCPCVMLASPEAARFVLVSHAHLFRPTYPKSKEKMIGPSALFFHQGSYHSHLRKLVQSSLSPETIRKLAPDIEAIAISALDSWASGQVVNSFHEMKKFSFDVGILSIFGRLDDKYREKLKENYSIVDKGYNSFPTNIPGTPYAKALEARKRLSEIVNEIICEREEKKLLDKDLLGYLMNFKDERGQVLTKDQIADNIIGVLFAAQDTTASLLTWILKYLHDDRILLEAVKAEQKTIYEVNDGGKRPLTWSQTRKMPLTYRVILESFRMASIISFTFREAVVDVEYKGYLIPKGWKVMPLFRNIHHNPEFFPDPQNFDPSRFKVAPKPNTFMPFGKGEHSCPGNELAKLETLILIHHLLTKFKWEVVGSQNGIQYGPFPVPQRGLPAKFWKESKHDV from the exons ATGGAGACTATTTCTATTGTAATATACATATGTATCCTTCTCTCTACTCTTTTCTCTTATCCTCtcataaagaaacaaaaaaagaagcatgaaCGACTAGTTAAGCTTCCTCCAGGCTCAATGGGGTGGCCTTTAATAGGAGAAACCCTCCAACTCTACTCTCAAGACCCTGAAGTCTTCTTTACTGCTAAGCAGAAAAG ATATGGAGAAATATTCAAGAGCCACATACTTGGCTGCCCTTGTGTGATGCTGGCTAGTCCTGAGGCTGCTCGGTTTGTGTTAGTGTCTCATGCTCATTTGTTCAGGCCTACGTACCCcaaaagcaaagagaaaatgatTGGCCCTTCAGCACTCTTTTTTCACCAAGGAAGCTATCACAGTCACCTTAGGAAGCTAGTTCAAAGTTCATTATCCCCCGAGACAATCCGGAAACTGGCTCCTGATATCGAAGCCATAGCCATTTCTGCTTTGGATTCATGGGCAAGTGGACAAGTCGTTAATTCCTTTCATGAGATGAAAAAG TTCTCTTTTGATGTGGGCATTCTTTCCATATTTGGTCGTTTGGATGACAAATATAGAGAAAAGCTGAAGGAGAACTATTCCATAGTGGATAAGGGATATAATTCTTTTCCAACAAACATTCCGGGTACTCCATATGCCAAAGCACTCGAG GCAAGGAAAAGGCTTAGTGAGATTGTGAATGAGATAATTTgtgaaagagaagagaaaaaattactGGACAAGGATCTCTTGGGTTATTTGATGAACTTCAAAGATGAGAGGGGCCAAGTTTTAACTAAGGATCAAATTGCTGATAACATTATTGGAGTACTATTTGCAGCTCAGGACACAACTGCTAGTCTCCTAACATGGATTCTCAAATACCTTCATGATGACCGGATACTTCTTGAAGCTGTAAAG GCAGAGCAAAAGACTATATATGAAGTGAATGATGGAGGGAAGAGGCCCTTGACATGGTCTCAGACCAGGAAAATGCCACTTACATATAGG GTTATACTAGAGTCCTTCAGGATGGCAAGCATCATATCGTTTACCTTTAGGGAAGCAGTGGTTGATGTAGAGTACAAAG GATATCTCATACCAAAGGGTTGGAAGGTGATGCCATTGTTCAGGAACATTCATCACAATCCAGAATTTTTCCCGGATCCTCAAAATTTCGATCCATCTAGATTTAAG GTTGCCCCAAAACCCAATACTTTCATGCCATTTGGCAAAGGAGAGCACTCTTGTCCCGGCAATGAGCTTGCCAAGCTAGAGACACTCATTCTGATCCACCATTTACTCACCAAGTTCAA GTGGGAAGTGGTAGGATCTCAAAATGGGATTCAGTATGGCCCATTCCCAGTTCCTCAGCGTGGACTCCCAGCCAAATTTTGGAAAGAATCCAAACATGATGTGTGA